caATAACCCAACTAtctcaaaacatatatatttgtatatcatTTCCAAAGTTCCCATTTTGACAAATCAGTATATTAGAAAAACATTTATATTACTcagaaatcacatattataatttactcaaaaaaatttatgaaaacacctgacataacctattccccttacctgtttccaaGAGCTACGCTTGCAGGATCCCAAAACTATGTCTGCGGCACTCGCACAAACCCTATACCCATATACCCTAACTcaatcagttcaaccccaaaacATTTATCATTTTAACATTCCCAAGGCCCGCATAttccaataattaattaaacctGCAAAAACAACTTCTTTACCCCAagtttggagtggtgcttgggaAGCTTGAACAGCGAAATAGCCCCAATTAAACAGTTGAAAATCGTAATAGAGATCCCGAAATGATGTTTATTAGCTGATTCGGGCTTGTTTTGGGagaaaaatcgaagagagagagagagagtggtaaCCGCAgctctaagagagagagagagagagagagagagagagagagagagagagagagagagagagagagagagagagagagaagagagtttacTTTTTCTAACACAAATGAACTTAAAGCCATTATATAGGCTTGCTAGCGCAggggaaaccgttgacggttttcctggGCTTGatgaaaccgtcaatgatttgaCACTTAAAATGCTCTCGGTTGTtataatcgtcgacggtttgtaCCTGTGTCAAACCAactcttttctttcctttattatttcattaattactattttccgggtctctacagtTGATCTCAGAAGGAATAAGGTAGGACCAGTTGGGATATGCATGTTAAGGTTAAGGAGCATGCATGTTACCATGCTACACGTCCATACTCGATATATGCCATTGAGTGTATTAGTGTGGTGACCATTGATAGGTTTAGTTATGAATATGAGTATAATGAATGCCGTTTTGATCTCATGCTAGTATATGAAATGAACAAGATTTAATTAAGGAGATGTTATAAGGATAATAGTCATACTGGGTACACTTAAGGTTTGAGAAACATAATTGTTTCTGATATTTATGTGTCgcctaagtgggagattgtttggaaattttaatttcctattgtggGCTCACATATTTAAAAGCAATTATGTTATTTGGCTATTTTAGCATCTATTGGGTATGAGTTTTGTAATGTGTAGAAACCCAATACTAAATTAATTTAGGACTAATGGGCTTCTAAAATAACATAGTATATGAGGAAAACCTAATAGGGTTATGGTCCCCAAGTCAAATCAGAAACagtttcacattctttctttctttttttttccatcTAAAGAAAAGAATATGAGTCAAACACTTAAGGATTTGACTATAGAAGATCAAAACTTTCCGCTAAAGGCTGTTGGACAATCAAATTAAACACATTTATGGATTCAGGTATTTATTCAgcatttaattttcttaattgaataacataATGATCTTGGGTTATTAGGTTCTATGAATTAAAGTTATTTCTAGCAAAAAGTGCATTTTGAATTTTTGGTGATCAATCTGTTTGGGaactaaaattatttaatttttatgctGCTGGTATTAAGTGTTAGTACCCAGGTCAATTGTTGATGCAAACATGTCAATACATATTACTGAGCCAAGAAAAATGAACGACTCAATATAATCAGAAACCTGCACAATCATGCAAGACATATATTTACTACCAAGGCACAAATTTAGTGTAAATTGGCATAAATTTATGTTTGGTAAGGCATTTTAATCCTGCAGAGCATAGAATTACTACTTGATAAAAGCAATGGCAATGGTGGGATATTGACGGTGAATGCCAAAAACTCAAAGGGTCTAACTGCAATGGATGTGTTAGACATAGTGATGGAAACTCCCGACGATGTCCGACTCAAAGAAATCTTCAGCCAAGCCGGCGCACGTGGTGCGAAGGAGCATGCAGCCCCTCTTCACCAGTTCGCAAGGGAAAACGCCCAGAGCCCCCAGCCAAAGCACATTCCTTCAGATCCTCCAGAGGACTGGTTTAAGTACTTCAAGTTTCAGAAGCAGAGAGATTCACCAAGCAACACTAGAAATGTGCTACTAGTAGTGGCTGCATTGATCGCCACCGTGACCTTTCAAGCAGGCATAAACCCACCAAGTGGCTTGGTCGAATCACCAAGCACTAATTCAACCGAAGTACCACCAAGCTGTGGTTCTGGTATCACCGTTGGCTGCACACTGCCCAACCCCCCACGCACCCGCGTAGTCCCACTCTTGGGTCTAACTGTTGCTTCTGAGAATTTTGGCTTCCACACTACGGCTAAGACACTCATGTTCTTATTTGGAAACACACTGGCGCTCACTGCATCGTTAAGCATTATAATTTATCTCACAGGAGGATTTCCCTTTCAAAGGGAGCTTTGGGTTGCTATATGCTGCATGATGTTCTGTTATGGAAACTCAATAATCACCATGACAAATGAGAAGAAGGCTGCAAATATACTTATGGGGGTTGCCTCTGTTCTGCCATTTTCAATGAGGTGGCTTCCGCGGTGGGCTAGAAAAGGTTGGAAATGGTGGAGACATCGATCAGCCACTCGACGCACGTTGCCAATTCCTTAATGGCTAAATGGAAGTTTAAACTAGCAAGCCACCCCCAAAACCGtgaactctaataccataaactTCTGTTCTTATCTTGGAATGATCGATCTTCTGCTCCGTATAGTTTACCTGATGTTGTGTGAGGGTGCTGGTAAATTCTCATTAATTATCAGATAATCATATGTTTCCTTATGGTTACATCAGCCAATATAAAATACAATAGTGTTTCCCATAACATGAAACTTTTATTTTGATGGGATCATGTACACGTATGTGTTTGTCTTGTCCAAAAGTTATTCAATATTTTGATCATCTAATTCAAAAAGTGACATTTTAAGTAACATTAATTGCTCACTATAAATATAACATAGGAAAAGGGCGAACAGCAAGAACAATAAAAAGattaaacaaagaaaaaatagaaactaGATAAATAGACAAATCGAAAATAAGTATGTTgtcttttcttttatatataaaaGTTTGAATAGTATAaatcattttgtcaaaaataTCTTTCGAAAGTATGACTAAAAATTCTTAGAAGTTAATCTGTAGTTTTATTTTGGTTAGTTATTGATATTGTTTTTTGGAGGTCTTTAATGTCtattttatctgtaatctctcgttacttgtcttgtaaccatagtattcttccgtcaaaagtgagggtatatcaataaataattggaggtgctgcctcatttaattaaaaaaaatctaaaacacaaATAAATATTCATACTATAAATATAAGTGAAATTTTGTATGTCATTTTTTGTGCAAAAAAATATCCTTATTTTTTTAACTAGGACTAAATATTTCTAAAAGAAGTAAGTTTATATCCTATAAAGTAATTCCATTAAAATTAGGTATTAATATATTTAGAATATCTAggaatttttgttaaaaaaaaaaagaaaaaactttcatatggttaaaaaataaataaactaatagtacatatacatgtatctatatcatataaaataaattaataaaaagtagaaataagataaatgattttatgaataaatatccttataattttaaaaagagatagttattttaaaagaaaataattgaaccaaaattaaataatattacatTTATAAATCATATTTTAGATAAGTTAAATgtttaaaccaaaaaaaaaaatccttcatttggttaaaaaaaatttaaattatatataaatagtaCTGTAAATCATTATATAGCAAAAACTATCATTATCTattaaaaatatgataaaatatttcTAGAAAACAAAATTCAAGCTAACTTTAAGTTTCCTAAGATTTTCTTCTTGTCTGTCAATAGATTTTCTTCTTCATCAAGAGGATTCTATAACTTGAATCTCTTCTTATGCTTATGCTTGagagatttgaatttgaaatcaaattgaatttgaataagatttaatataaaattatattaaaatttatccatatttgtcaaaattcaaattcaaaattcgaaattcatgttcccaaatgtAATGTTAAAAGCTTTTAAGTGTATAAACAAGCTTGATCTATTTGAAGATCTCTAGACAACTAACATAGATAACaatgttttatatttttctaagTAATATGAAAAATATCTCAATTAATCATAACCTAATATATATCTACTTCTTCTTGACAGTAATCAATTTGTATTTTTAGATCTTGACTTAAATTAGATTTATGAAAACCGTCTTTTCTCAtaaattttttggaaattttgaaaaagaataaatattaaatGTGATCATGAACATGGACATGAACTTAGCTCTAATGCCATTCTATGAGACCTAAGTGGCATGTGCGTAGACTTATGGAGAATATAGAGATAAAATAAATGTAATGACAgaaatttaaaacaattaaaatcATAGGCTTATGGAGAATGTagagataaaaaaaatataataacagaagtttaaaatttttgaaattgactTCCTTATTGAGAAAACAGAAAAAAAATCTTGAACTATCAGAATCTCAACTTGGAAGTATTTGGACTTGTGCAATTAGAATGACtggaaaattgaaaattgaaaagattaaaagtttcaaagattgcaagggagattttttttttcggaAGGATTGGTCTCTGAGTTCTCTCTTTTGTAAGTTTTGCCTTAAGCTCTAGAGTTGTATAAGGGTGAATTGGGGCACATCGAGAGGACATGAATTTTCTAGAAGTTCATAAAGCATTATtaatttcaggtagatacactcacagaaccagcggtacctgtggatgctAAAAATTTActctatgagccagcggggaccatgaatggtgagagttcgctctatgaGTTAGCGGgtaccgtggatggtgagagttctctatgagcaagcggggactgtggatggtaatggagatgtgtcccgagaGTTGGGTTGCccgaacatccaactgatgcacgaaAGTCGTGTCCGCATTTTGGACTTTACCCTAATTAgagagacctagggggaggacgctgatccgtaggtttgagGCCGCACCAAGGgatccgaagggcttgttggtggttggagttcctatgtaataaaaaaaaaaagtcttcaaAATATGGAATACGATAGACAATAATATATACTAATTTTAATAAGatgataaatattaaattttaatatttatacatcactataaattaaaaataaaacttattgttagcttttattctttattttttaaaaaatttcgacATATGACTTTTTCCACTGAAAATATTAACAAATATATTGCAATTTATATATtgtgtatttttttatttactcaaTGATCAATTatggggtttttaaaatttcaaataaatttattttactattattatttggGTGTGCTTTTATGTCTATGATTGGGTTTCTAAAATTTATTCATCATAAGTTTTATCATTGTTTATCTAAATAATGCCAGGCCCTAAATGACCTCTATTAATGAATGCAATGCAATTTTGGAGCAGAAAAAATTAATGTGTGCACCAGAATTGCTCAAACTTTGGTTGGAGCTGGACATGCTACATTTAGTTCAGCCGCTGGATCGACCTTCCATGGCATAGTAGTTTGGCCATTGAGCTGACTATTATATGTCTAAGACCAAAGACAGTCAGGAAGAAAGAAAAGAGGCAGCTCAGATATTGAACCCTCATGCTGAATGTAAATAGCTCAATCACTGAATTAACTTGCTACACTTCTAGAAACACCCACACGAAGGTCATCGCTTAGCTtagctttttttcttttttttcttttttgaagagtcggaagccacccacatagcggctccattccaaatttattaataattctcacatatggcggaggaataccgtgaaaATAAAATGACACTTTAGCTCTTGAATAAACCTACTACACTTCGATAAAAAGGTCCAAAGATGAAAGGTAAAGAAGCAACTTGACTTTTGAAATGAGCCATCCAAGATAGAGCATCTTAGCTACCAAGGATCCTACCTGAGACAAAATAGCCCAGCCACTCAAATGACCTGCTGAGATAGAGCAACCTTGGATTGACCTGCAACACCTATGAAGGAATCTCAGGAAGAAAATAAAAGTGATGGCTTAGGCTATCCTTTCACATAATCACATTTAGATTAAAAGTCTGGGGAAGAAAGTAGGAAAGACGCTAAACTAGGTTTGCTATGCTTAAAACAAAATGTCTAAAGAAGAAATAACAGAGGCAGCTTAACCATTAAATTGATGTACCCTGGAGAGAATAACTCGATCATTCAATTGACTTGCTACATCTACACGAAACATctaagaaaagaaggaaagaggCAGCTTGACCACTGAACAGACTCTTACCCAAGATAGAGTAGCTCAGCCCCTTAAGCGACCGATCATACTTAGACAAAAAGCCTAAAGATGGTAGAGAAAGGGGATGTCTTGAACTCTGAACCGACTCTCTACACTAAAGCTCAACAAAGAAAGAAGAAACTGGCTAAGACAGACCTGCCGCACTGGTAAAAAAATATAAGGAATAATGAAAAGGACGTACTGTGACCAATGGCCATTGAACCAAAACGCTCAACACAGAGCAAGTGGTCATTAAATTGAGCTGCATACCTAGACAAAGCGACTTGGCCACTGAACCGACTCTTCAACTTAAATTGAAAAATTTAAGGAAGAAGGATGAACCAACCTACTGCacttaaccaaaaaaaaaaaaaaaatacagctCGCTCTTTTACCTCTCAAAGAGCGCACCTAAATGTGTGGCCTCCTTTCACTCAGCAggtttcattaaaattttaactaatgCTTTTGGACATATTTGTGTTATCTGGGCATGCAA
This region of Malania oleifera isolate guangnan ecotype guangnan chromosome 10, ASM2987363v1, whole genome shotgun sequence genomic DNA includes:
- the LOC131165722 gene encoding ankyrin repeat-containing protein BDA1-like; the protein is MSEMDRARLLDAARTGNVDLLHQLLQENPLILTDAALESPKETPLHAAAKAGQVGFMREVIKHKPEFAAELNNEGFRPMDIAAAMGNLEMVRELLKANDHEQVSGLKGRNQRTALHYAAMYGRAEIIEELMVSNPEYIKDVTARKETALHLAVKNYQFEALGVLVGWLEKLNLKMLANWADCDGNTVLHLAASRKQLESIELLLDKSNGNGGILTVNAKNSKGLTAMDVLDIVMETPDDVRLKEIFSQAGARGAKEHAAPLHQFARENAQSPQPKHIPSDPPEDWFKYFKFQKQRDSPSNTRNVLLVVAALIATVTFQAGINPPSGLVESPSTNSTEVPPSCGSGITVGCTLPNPPRTRVVPLLGLTVASENFGFHTTAKTLMFLFGNTLALTASLSIIIYLTGGFPFQRELWVAICCMMFCYGNSIITMTNEKKAANILMGVASVLPFSMRWLPRWARKGWKWWRHRSATRRTLPIP